The Conexivisphaera calida genome includes a region encoding these proteins:
- a CDS encoding DUF72 domain-containing protein encodes MEQVHKCQNMIITGCCGRAGLALADYARRFNAMEIQETFYRIVREGTLSRWRSSLGEGFHITMKAFQGVSHPSSSPTWRRFGKPLEGDPSGYGMLRKTEEVANSWRATEVMASALGAEYIVVQMPPSFTPDEGNLRRIREFFTDRHGSRHIGLEVRGDIWMKHADELREVLEAVDITHVTDPLTWLPVHVEGPAYFRLHGRLPHYDYQYRTEELLRMVEIVKDFQDAYVFFNNMAMVEDAARLMSALKGRVQPLPGPEERAKLMLSSVRVPVDSRVISKRYGYLRVGVEGEPTIGELLRGIERIEEPRDLVAALSRRSGGTCSDRS; translated from the coding sequence ATGGAACAGGTCCATAAGTGCCAGAACATGATAATAACGGGATGCTGCGGAAGGGCCGGACTCGCGCTAGCAGACTACGCGCGTAGGTTCAACGCCATGGAGATCCAGGAGACCTTCTACAGGATAGTGAGGGAGGGCACGCTGAGCAGATGGAGGTCGTCCCTTGGGGAGGGATTTCACATCACCATGAAGGCATTTCAGGGGGTTTCGCACCCGAGCAGCAGTCCGACCTGGAGAAGATTCGGGAAACCGCTCGAAGGAGATCCTAGCGGATATGGTATGTTGAGGAAAACTGAGGAAGTAGCGAATTCGTGGAGGGCAACTGAGGTTATGGCCAGCGCGCTCGGCGCCGAGTATATAGTGGTTCAGATGCCGCCATCATTCACGCCGGACGAGGGTAACCTGCGCAGGATACGTGAATTCTTCACAGACCGGCACGGATCTCGTCACATAGGACTGGAGGTTAGGGGCGACATATGGATGAAACATGCGGACGAGCTCAGGGAGGTACTGGAGGCGGTGGACATCACTCATGTGACGGATCCGCTGACGTGGCTTCCCGTGCACGTGGAGGGTCCTGCGTACTTCAGGCTCCACGGGAGGCTACCACATTACGACTATCAGTACAGGACGGAGGAGCTGCTGAGGATGGTTGAAATCGTCAAGGATTTCCAGGACGCGTATGTATTCTTCAACAATATGGCTATGGTTGAGGACGCCGCCAGGCTAATGTCTGCGCTGAAGGGAAGGGTTCAGCCGCTTCCTGGACCTGAGGAGAGGGCCAAGCTGATGCTCTCCTCGGTGCGCGTGCCTGTGGACTCCCGGGTCATATCCAAGAGATATGGATACCTCAGGGTCGGCGTGGAGGGTGAGCCTACGATAGGAGAACTCCTCAGGGGCATCGAGCGCATTGAGGAGCCGCGGGACCTCGTGGCCGCGCTCAGCCGCCGAAGCGGCGGGACCTGTTCTGATAGGTCCTGA
- a CDS encoding MarC family protein produces MSARERIISRSRYMELIIFLAALIVIRVALTGPHVISGGIDPLEVAVLSVQLFAVMDPISALPLYLYFEEGMEQKERTRLWTTVVAAMVVLLMFFTLVGGPLLQLFGVSIYSFMLGGGILLMVLAVDIMGEGSRSLSLDPQEAAVVPLASPLLVGPGTAATLIIMSDTRSMLDLLLAVVIVAILTAIIMKFSRSIALLMGKNGIRALSRLLSIIIAGFAAQLIYQGLVGWGLIRPI; encoded by the coding sequence TTGAGCGCGCGGGAAAGAATCATTAGCAGATCTAGGTACATGGAGCTCATAATATTCCTGGCAGCGCTCATAGTGATAAGGGTGGCCTTAACGGGACCGCATGTTATATCGGGAGGTATAGATCCATTGGAGGTGGCGGTATTGAGCGTGCAGCTGTTCGCGGTCATGGATCCAATATCAGCTCTGCCGCTCTACCTATACTTCGAGGAGGGAATGGAGCAGAAGGAGCGCACGCGGCTCTGGACGACCGTGGTGGCTGCGATGGTTGTGCTACTGATGTTCTTCACGCTGGTGGGTGGACCGCTCCTGCAACTCTTCGGCGTGAGCATCTACAGCTTCATGCTGGGCGGAGGGATCCTGCTGATGGTGCTCGCTGTCGACATAATGGGGGAGGGATCCAGGTCGCTGTCGCTGGATCCACAGGAGGCCGCGGTTGTACCGCTCGCGTCGCCGCTGCTTGTCGGTCCCGGAACTGCGGCCACGTTGATAATAATGTCCGATACTAGGTCGATGCTGGATCTGCTGCTCGCAGTGGTAATAGTGGCGATCCTAACCGCGATCATCATGAAGTTCTCCAGATCCATAGCACTTCTGATGGGCAAAAACGGAATAAGGGCGCTCAGCAGGCTGCTCAGCATAATAATAGCAGGGTTCGCGGCCCAGCTGATATATCAGGGATTAGTCGGTTGGGGGCTTATCAGGCCCATCTGA
- the rnhB gene encoding ribonuclease HII: MRIAGLDEAGRGSLLGPLAVAVVAVRAEDQPRLLEMGAKDSKKLSPRTRRRVARDISRSADARALLIPHWTVDSSTRARGGNLNSLEAAAFAKLICDVRPDVAIVDAPDPRPARFGALVEDLARSAGCHARIVARHHADARYVIVGAASVIAKVTRDDAIIGYSSRYGAIGSGYPHDGSTLEFVNQWRHLWGDYPYIVRREWATLKVGPA, from the coding sequence ATGAGGATCGCCGGGCTGGATGAGGCGGGTAGAGGCAGTCTTCTGGGGCCGCTGGCCGTCGCGGTGGTCGCGGTGAGGGCGGAGGATCAGCCAAGGCTGCTGGAGATGGGTGCCAAGGACTCCAAGAAGCTCTCGCCGAGGACCAGGAGGCGCGTGGCACGTGATATATCGAGGTCGGCAGATGCCCGTGCCCTGCTGATCCCTCACTGGACGGTCGACTCGTCCACGAGGGCCAGGGGAGGTAACCTGAACTCGCTGGAGGCGGCAGCATTTGCGAAGCTGATCTGCGACGTGAGGCCCGACGTCGCAATAGTGGACGCGCCGGATCCGCGTCCGGCAAGGTTCGGCGCCCTGGTGGAGGACCTGGCCCGCTCCGCGGGGTGCCATGCGAGGATAGTTGCCAGACATCATGCCGATGCGAGATATGTGATAGTGGGGGCGGCAAGTGTGATAGCCAAAGTCACAAGGGATGATGCGATCATAGGATACAGCTCGCGTTATGGCGCGATTGGATCCGGTTACCCGCACGACGGTAGTACCCTGGAATTCGTGAATCAGTGGAGGCATCTCTGGGGGGATTATCCATATATTGTCCGGAGGGAGTGGGCTACGCTAAAGGTGGGTCCTGCTTGA
- a CDS encoding NTPase: MQRRIVTLTGRPGVGKTTVAVAAAKILRSKGLVVDGFYSREVREGVVRRGFELVDFTTGAREILADIVGQGPRIGKYHVNIKGIEEFVPRIVERALAEAQVLLCDEIGPMELLSPSFRRSVSRILDSSARAIVVVHRSMEDPLMKSFVRHPEGVLVEVTENNRDGLADEVARMLYGNTP, from the coding sequence GTGCAGAGGAGGATCGTGACCCTGACTGGCAGGCCCGGTGTGGGCAAGACAACGGTGGCGGTGGCTGCCGCCAAAATCCTGAGGTCAAAGGGGCTCGTGGTGGACGGATTCTACTCCAGGGAGGTGAGGGAGGGCGTCGTCAGGAGGGGATTTGAGCTGGTAGATTTCACGACTGGAGCGCGCGAGATCCTAGCTGACATCGTGGGACAGGGACCAAGGATAGGAAAATATCATGTGAACATAAAGGGGATTGAGGAATTCGTGCCGAGGATTGTTGAGAGGGCACTTGCGGAGGCGCAGGTTTTGCTGTGCGATGAGATAGGACCGATGGAACTGCTCAGCCCGTCCTTCAGGAGAAGTGTATCTAGGATACTGGACTCCAGCGCCAGAGCAATAGTGGTCGTACATCGCTCCATGGAGGATCCATTGATGAAATCATTCGTGAGGCATCCCGAGGGGGTGCTCGTGGAGGTGACGGAGAATAATAGGGATGGGTTGGCCGATGAGGTCGCCAGAATGCTGTACGGGAACACGCCATGA
- a CDS encoding SLC13 family permease yields the protein MLWSDEVVAAAELAALLVFLASRVKHPKLPVWAFMSLLAFVSVSLGLVPVDAIGSAIDYDVILFLIGMFSLVSMAESSGLLDYLAYRMSSLRISGLAYLLVLSLFFGLLSALVVNDTMAMMGVPLALSISETAGVDPEAIVLLLAFSLTIGSVFTPIGNPQNVLIAVESGVSAPLTTFVEYLAVPTVINLLLLPPVMAVLYPNIRKTGRVTVTKPNVDRRDAIIAAAGIAAVVVALVINDYMELTGLPHFQNIGFIPFVVAAGAYSFARDPRKVVRSVDWGTIIFFISMFITMYGIWRSGLFWEMSHALIPSMTTGLPGILEIGAVSVALSQLMSNVPFVNLFIDYMRQLGYGPGSAWAWLTLAYSSTIAGNLTFLGAASNIIILEGLESRRGRSMSFWRFLRAGALVTAINFAVYSAYLYLVFFVR from the coding sequence GTGCTCTGGAGCGACGAAGTGGTGGCCGCCGCGGAGCTGGCGGCGCTCCTGGTGTTCCTCGCATCCCGCGTCAAGCATCCCAAGCTTCCGGTATGGGCTTTTATGTCGCTCCTCGCGTTCGTCAGCGTATCGCTGGGCCTGGTTCCCGTGGACGCCATAGGATCCGCGATAGACTATGACGTAATCTTGTTCCTCATAGGGATGTTCAGCCTGGTGTCCATGGCCGAGAGCTCCGGCCTCCTCGACTACCTCGCGTACCGCATGTCGTCGCTTCGGATCAGCGGACTCGCATACCTGCTTGTCCTCTCGCTTTTCTTCGGCCTCCTGTCGGCGCTCGTGGTGAACGACACGATGGCGATGATGGGCGTCCCCCTAGCGCTGTCGATTTCTGAGACCGCCGGCGTGGATCCCGAGGCAATAGTGCTGCTGCTCGCCTTCTCCCTCACAATAGGATCGGTCTTCACTCCCATAGGGAATCCGCAGAACGTCCTGATAGCGGTGGAGTCCGGCGTCAGCGCTCCGCTGACGACATTCGTGGAGTACCTCGCGGTGCCGACTGTGATCAATCTCCTGCTGCTCCCCCCGGTGATGGCAGTGCTCTATCCTAACATCAGGAAAACTGGGCGCGTCACGGTCACCAAGCCGAACGTGGACCGCAGGGATGCGATCATAGCCGCCGCAGGGATAGCGGCTGTCGTGGTCGCCCTCGTCATCAACGATTACATGGAGCTGACAGGGCTTCCCCACTTCCAGAACATCGGATTCATACCATTCGTGGTCGCCGCGGGCGCATACTCATTCGCACGCGACCCCAGGAAGGTCGTGCGCAGCGTCGACTGGGGCACTATAATCTTCTTCATATCTATGTTCATAACAATGTATGGCATCTGGAGGAGTGGCCTCTTCTGGGAGATGTCGCATGCACTGATACCGTCGATGACCACCGGGCTTCCCGGGATCCTGGAGATAGGCGCGGTGTCCGTGGCGCTCAGCCAGCTCATGAGCAACGTGCCCTTCGTGAACCTCTTCATAGACTACATGAGGCAGCTCGGCTACGGCCCTGGATCCGCCTGGGCATGGTTGACGCTTGCATATTCCTCCACCATAGCCGGCAACCTGACGTTTCTGGGGGCCGCCTCCAACATAATAATATTGGAGGGACTCGAGTCCAGGAGGGGCCGCTCGATGTCCTTCTGGAGGTTCCTGAGGGCCGGCGCCCTCGTGACCGCCATCAACTTCGCCGTTTACTCGGCGTATCTCTACCTGGTTTTCTTCGTCAGATGA
- a CDS encoding plasma-membrane proton-efflux P-type ATPase: protein MSSGAGTSQQLDKDYVLKASALDLARELGIDPGKGLTSSEAEERLRRYGPNDVPEKRRNPLASFLRKFWGPGAWVLMAAAVMSGVLGRFLDLYVVIALLFVNALISWMHEENANRALELLKSKLQVQSRVLRDGEWKQLPARLLVPGDVVRIRLGDFVPADVKLATGEVEVDESALTGESLPLRKGPNDLVYSGSIVRRGEATGIVALTGINTYFGRTTELVKIAKPRPRVAAVVNKITLWMAAVALVLIALLGVTSVIRGQNVVEDLPLFLVLILAAIPIALPAMFSVSMAIGARQLADSGALVTKLEAIEGGATMDVLVSDKTGTLTVNQLTVKDVIPASVDEDTVILYGALASQEANQDPIDLAFISEARRRGLDLTKCQQKSFTPFDPTTRRTEAVVVCGDREMTVAKGALEVISSLHGKDATPMAAPLAAKGERVLAVAYRENGSWQLAGLVGIRDPPRPDTPKLIEELRKLGVKVKMLTGDNMAVARSIASEIGLGEKVIRMSEVKEATQNDAVAAAAMVEEADGFAEAYPEDKFTLVRGLQGRGHVVGMTGDGVNDAPALRQADVGIAVSNATDVAKGAAAVVLTKPGLSNIVSLVKIGRQVYERVATWILSRLSRLFQNVIFVALAAIIFGLYVINALGMLLLLFMFDFVTLTQATDYVGWWSGKPVSWHIGDFMKVSGAIGVAMIVEAFAATFAGLRWFGVTQANLPTFGFLFLLYSNIFTLLNVRERRNFWRSMPSRTMLIAMSADIAAAAAITYFGLPELPALPPVAIVFALLFSALLFLVVNNFLKVQLFKRIVI, encoded by the coding sequence ATGAGCTCGGGGGCTGGGACGTCCCAGCAGCTGGACAAGGACTACGTTCTCAAGGCGAGTGCACTGGATCTGGCGCGGGAGCTCGGCATTGATCCCGGAAAGGGGCTCACGTCGTCCGAGGCTGAGGAGAGGCTCAGGCGCTATGGCCCGAACGATGTGCCGGAGAAACGCCGGAACCCATTGGCCTCCTTCCTGAGGAAGTTCTGGGGACCGGGCGCTTGGGTCCTCATGGCAGCCGCCGTCATGAGCGGGGTGCTGGGGAGGTTCCTTGACCTGTACGTGGTGATAGCGCTGCTGTTCGTGAACGCGCTGATAAGCTGGATGCATGAGGAGAACGCCAACAGGGCACTCGAGCTCCTGAAGAGCAAGCTGCAGGTCCAGTCCAGGGTCCTGCGCGACGGTGAGTGGAAGCAGCTGCCCGCCAGGCTCCTAGTTCCAGGGGACGTCGTCAGGATCAGGCTCGGGGACTTCGTTCCGGCGGACGTTAAGCTGGCGACTGGGGAGGTGGAGGTGGACGAGTCCGCGCTCACCGGGGAGTCGCTTCCCCTCAGGAAGGGGCCGAACGACCTGGTCTACTCCGGGAGCATAGTGAGGAGGGGTGAGGCAACAGGCATAGTGGCGCTCACGGGCATAAACACGTACTTCGGAAGGACGACGGAGCTCGTCAAGATAGCTAAGCCGAGGCCCAGGGTAGCGGCGGTCGTCAACAAGATAACGCTGTGGATGGCGGCGGTGGCGCTGGTGCTCATAGCGCTCCTCGGCGTCACGAGCGTCATCAGGGGGCAGAACGTGGTGGAGGACCTACCGCTCTTCCTGGTGCTGATCCTCGCGGCGATACCGATAGCGCTGCCCGCGATGTTCTCCGTCAGCATGGCGATAGGCGCCCGCCAGCTGGCGGACTCCGGGGCGCTCGTCACCAAGCTGGAGGCAATAGAGGGTGGCGCGACCATGGACGTGCTGGTCTCCGACAAGACCGGAACGCTGACAGTTAACCAGTTGACCGTGAAGGACGTGATACCCGCGTCGGTAGACGAGGACACAGTGATCCTCTACGGCGCGCTGGCATCGCAGGAGGCCAACCAGGATCCAATAGACTTGGCATTCATATCGGAGGCCAGGAGGCGCGGGCTGGACCTCACGAAGTGTCAGCAGAAGTCGTTCACGCCGTTCGATCCGACAACCAGGAGGACGGAGGCCGTCGTGGTATGCGGGGATCGCGAGATGACCGTGGCTAAGGGAGCGCTGGAGGTCATCTCCTCGCTACACGGAAAGGATGCGACGCCCATGGCGGCGCCGCTCGCCGCGAAGGGGGAGCGCGTCCTGGCGGTCGCGTACAGGGAGAATGGATCGTGGCAGCTGGCCGGGCTCGTGGGGATAAGGGATCCCCCGAGGCCTGATACCCCGAAGCTGATAGAGGAGCTGAGGAAGCTCGGCGTCAAGGTCAAGATGCTGACCGGGGACAACATGGCGGTCGCGCGCTCGATAGCGTCCGAGATAGGCCTGGGTGAGAAGGTCATCAGGATGTCTGAGGTGAAGGAGGCGACCCAGAACGACGCGGTCGCGGCGGCCGCCATGGTGGAGGAGGCCGATGGGTTTGCCGAGGCCTATCCGGAGGACAAGTTCACCCTGGTCAGGGGGCTGCAGGGAAGGGGCCACGTGGTCGGCATGACCGGCGACGGCGTGAACGACGCGCCGGCGCTGAGGCAGGCCGACGTGGGGATAGCCGTGAGCAACGCCACGGACGTCGCGAAGGGAGCTGCCGCGGTGGTGCTCACGAAGCCCGGCCTCAGCAACATAGTGAGCCTCGTCAAGATAGGAAGACAGGTCTACGAGAGGGTAGCCACCTGGATTCTGAGCAGGTTGTCCAGGCTCTTCCAGAACGTGATATTCGTGGCGCTGGCGGCGATAATATTCGGGCTCTATGTCATAAACGCGCTGGGGATGCTGCTCCTGCTGTTCATGTTCGACTTCGTGACGCTGACTCAGGCGACGGACTACGTGGGATGGTGGTCCGGCAAGCCGGTGTCCTGGCACATAGGCGACTTCATGAAGGTGTCCGGCGCCATAGGAGTAGCGATGATCGTTGAGGCGTTCGCCGCCACGTTCGCGGGCCTCAGGTGGTTCGGCGTAACCCAGGCCAATCTGCCCACCTTTGGCTTCCTGTTCCTGCTCTACAGCAACATATTCACGCTCCTGAACGTCCGCGAGCGCAGAAACTTCTGGAGGAGCATGCCCAGCCGCACGATGCTGATAGCGATGTCAGCGGACATCGCAGCAGCGGCGGCCATCACGTACTTCGGACTCCCGGAGCTCCCGGCGTTGCCTCCTGTGGCTATAGTGTTTGCGCTGCTATTCTCAGCTCTGCTCTTCCTAGTGGTCAACAACTTCCTGAAGGTGCAACTGTTCAAGAGGATAGTCATCTGA
- a CDS encoding 30S ribosomal protein S8e, whose amino-acid sequence MKRPYENLEKRKVTGGRRRASRGRRRYEKDMYPMETTVGEHEVKIRRVRGGGIKVSLVSDQFANVIVDRRTGQSKRVKITRVIANPADRDYERRGVLTRGSIIETEVGRATVTSRPSQDGVVNAVLTEGK is encoded by the coding sequence GTGAAGAGACCTTACGAGAACTTGGAGAAGAGGAAGGTCACCGGCGGCAGGAGAAGGGCCAGCAGGGGAAGGAGGAGATACGAGAAGGACATGTACCCGATGGAGACCACCGTTGGCGAGCACGAGGTCAAGATAAGGAGGGTCAGGGGAGGGGGCATAAAGGTCTCGCTCGTCAGCGATCAGTTTGCCAACGTGATAGTCGACAGAAGGACCGGTCAGTCCAAGCGCGTCAAGATAACGCGCGTGATAGCGAACCCTGCGGACAGGGACTACGAGAGGAGGGGCGTTCTAACCAGGGGGTCGATAATAGAGACGGAGGTAGGCAGGGCGACCGTCACCTCCAGGCCCTCCCAGGACGGCGTCGTGAATGCGGTCCTGACAGAGGGCAAGTGA
- a CDS encoding signal recognition particle subunit SRP19/SEC65 family protein — MKKRDQIVIWADYFNSRLGRRQGRRVPLSLAARNPTLDDLRKAAEAIGLRVVAVREARRPGRPGERSGYIQVSKVDSRAKQSLVRDVAKSLMRIKGAPR, encoded by the coding sequence TTGAAGAAGAGAGACCAAATTGTGATCTGGGCGGACTATTTCAACTCGCGGCTGGGCAGGAGGCAGGGCAGGAGAGTTCCGCTGAGTTTAGCGGCCAGAAATCCTACATTGGATGACCTGAGGAAGGCCGCGGAGGCCATAGGCCTCAGGGTCGTAGCGGTGAGGGAGGCCCGGCGTCCTGGGAGGCCCGGCGAGCGCAGCGGATACATACAGGTATCGAAGGTAGACAGCAGGGCTAAACAGTCGCTGGTGAGGGATGTGGCGAAATCGCTCATGAGGATCAAGGGGGCACCTCGGTGA
- a CDS encoding H/ACA ribonucleoprotein complex subunit GAR1 has protein sequence MKAVGYVLRRAKSGRIIVKLFVEVQEGITLYDRRGRKIGVVREVFGPVRSPYASLEPRTDRVGGEIGESVYAEVSADEGS, from the coding sequence GTGAAGGCAGTGGGTTACGTGCTCAGGAGGGCGAAGAGCGGGCGCATAATTGTTAAGCTCTTTGTCGAGGTCCAGGAGGGGATCACGTTATACGATAGGCGTGGCAGGAAGATCGGCGTGGTGAGGGAGGTGTTCGGGCCCGTGAGATCTCCATATGCCTCCCTTGAGCCTAGGACGGACAGGGTGGGCGGCGAGATAGGTGAGAGCGTGTATGCTGAGGTGAGCGCAGATGAGGGAAGTTAA
- a CDS encoding transcription initiation factor IIB encodes MREVNTCKICGERLIFDPESGEYVCPNGHVSTDRAVEEGRSWSAVDLEEIMRRSQAGGPIRLSDPNPLSTLIGKSGEDSWRLRKAQRIVDEDSDLRRRTRVMELMKEAASRLSLPDNFVEDAARIYLKLEKDEAVRGRRLAPLAVALLYYVSRARGIGRSLEEFLEAGSAWGISRKSMKRSVREYYLNLRGMNEEGEDTAPTKINVVSYISKLASQLGISPRTEALAKEIAGQMGYEPLMGRNPRGIAIALLSMAGNIMNEDIRQGDLSGASDISTVTLRKRKREILDSFTLEVIPRAVQ; translated from the coding sequence ATGAGGGAAGTTAATACATGCAAGATCTGCGGGGAGAGGTTGATCTTCGATCCCGAGAGCGGCGAGTATGTGTGCCCCAACGGGCACGTGTCGACCGACAGGGCAGTCGAGGAGGGTAGGTCATGGTCCGCAGTGGATCTGGAGGAAATCATGAGGAGGAGCCAGGCCGGCGGTCCGATCCGGCTCAGCGATCCGAATCCTCTTTCCACCCTGATAGGGAAGAGCGGCGAGGACTCCTGGAGGCTGAGGAAGGCGCAGAGGATCGTCGACGAGGACTCCGACCTTAGGAGGAGAACGCGCGTCATGGAGCTCATGAAGGAGGCTGCCTCCAGGCTGAGCCTGCCGGATAACTTCGTGGAGGACGCGGCCAGGATCTACCTGAAGCTGGAGAAGGACGAGGCAGTCAGGGGCAGGAGGCTGGCGCCCCTGGCCGTGGCGCTGCTCTACTACGTGAGCAGGGCCAGGGGCATCGGGAGAAGTCTGGAGGAATTCCTGGAGGCAGGAAGCGCCTGGGGGATAAGCAGGAAATCCATGAAGCGGTCGGTCAGGGAGTACTACCTGAACCTGAGGGGGATGAATGAGGAGGGTGAAGATACCGCTCCGACCAAGATAAACGTCGTGTCCTACATAAGCAAACTGGCGAGCCAGCTCGGGATAAGCCCAAGGACGGAGGCGCTGGCCAAGGAGATTGCAGGGCAGATGGGATATGAGCCGTTGATGGGCAGGAATCCCCGCGGAATAGCCATAGCACTACTGAGCATGGCCGGGAATATAATGAACGAAGACATAAGACAGGGGGATCTATCTGGGGCCTCCGACATAAGCACAGTGACCCTGAGGAAGCGGAAGAGGGAGATACTGGACAGCTTCACGCTCGAGGTAATACCCAGGGCTGTTCAGTAG
- a CDS encoding helix-turn-helix transcriptional regulator, protein MSHEDEEEDLISRVYRLILSSGGEGLLQSELWKKLNLTSRDGSRIATKLEKRRLIVREKILQRGRWTYKLMPLVVPIDTSSVEGLPCLTCPYEYKCEPGGQVSPESCQLLERWLLDNYRKYAAGKGDQ, encoded by the coding sequence TTGTCCCACGAGGATGAAGAGGAGGACCTCATCAGCAGGGTCTACCGCCTGATACTGAGCAGCGGAGGGGAGGGGTTGCTCCAGAGCGAGCTCTGGAAGAAGCTCAACCTGACCAGCAGGGACGGTTCGAGGATCGCCACGAAACTGGAGAAGCGGAGGCTCATAGTCAGGGAGAAGATACTCCAGAGGGGTAGATGGACCTACAAGCTGATGCCGTTAGTGGTGCCCATAGACACCAGCAGCGTGGAGGGGCTACCATGTCTCACATGCCCTTACGAATACAAATGCGAGCCCGGAGGCCAGGTATCACCTGAGAGCTGCCAGCTGCTCGAGAGGTGGCTGCTCGACAACTATCGTAAATATGCGGCCGGGAAGGGAGATCAATGA
- a CDS encoding RlmE family RNA methyltransferase: MRPWEARRDLYWRLAKERGYRSRSAFKLLEIQRKFGVMRRGDRVVDLGCHPGGWLQISSKAVGSEGLAVGVDLKETALQLRNVVFVRADVMDQGLVEILHVHAPFGYDVLLSDLSPNISGAWELDHARQIALSRRALELARQLLKDGGNSVFKVFQGNEFNRFLGEVRSSFLETHVVKPKASRSQSSELYLVALGLRKTRRIPSHPPLP; the protein is encoded by the coding sequence ATGAGGCCCTGGGAGGCCAGAAGAGACCTCTACTGGAGGCTCGCCAAGGAGAGGGGTTATCGCAGCAGGTCGGCGTTCAAGCTGCTCGAGATACAGCGGAAGTTCGGCGTGATGCGGCGCGGGGACAGGGTGGTCGACCTCGGCTGTCATCCCGGAGGTTGGCTTCAGATATCATCGAAGGCGGTGGGGAGCGAGGGGCTTGCTGTGGGGGTGGATCTGAAGGAGACGGCCCTCCAGCTCAGGAACGTGGTGTTCGTGAGGGCGGATGTGATGGACCAAGGCCTCGTGGAGATCCTCCACGTGCACGCGCCCTTCGGGTACGACGTATTGCTCAGCGACCTTTCGCCCAACATAAGCGGTGCCTGGGAGCTGGATCACGCCAGGCAGATAGCGCTCTCGAGGAGGGCGCTGGAGCTGGCCCGCCAGCTCCTGAAGGATGGCGGCAATTCCGTGTTCAAGGTCTTCCAGGGGAATGAGTTCAACCGGTTCCTCGGCGAAGTCCGTTCATCATTCCTGGAGACCCATGTCGTGAAACCAAAGGCGAGCAGATCTCAGAGCAGCGAGCTGTACCTGGTTGCGCTGGGCCTCAGGAAGACAAGAAGAATTCCAAGCCATCCGCCCCTCCCATGA
- a CDS encoding DUF4346 domain-containing protein produces the protein MAESGWPVEPGDYVIGDPSSSIAISTLSDEEFLKQLASRLARNKYAILGVTRTRNIGVEKLVRNIAANPHITRLILAGRDSSTSPVAPVIMELSRHGISGDGSVRVQGREVRLRNLSADDVDEFRSRVRIIDMSGVRDAEVLLNLVEGLEQPPHQPTAGHRYAGTDYARITAQDDDQVVLDDRGFFIIYIDRGNGRIICEHYDTSGRKTAEISGSTARAIYKTVVRMGLLSRLDHAAYLGRELARAECALAEGSEYVQDRA, from the coding sequence ATGGCGGAGTCCGGATGGCCAGTGGAGCCGGGCGACTACGTAATAGGTGATCCTTCATCCTCAATTGCGATATCCACGCTCTCCGACGAGGAGTTCCTCAAGCAGCTGGCCTCGCGCCTAGCGCGCAATAAATACGCCATACTGGGAGTCACCAGGACGCGCAACATAGGGGTTGAGAAGCTCGTTCGCAACATTGCCGCAAATCCCCACATAACGCGCCTGATACTGGCTGGCCGTGACTCGAGCACGAGTCCGGTGGCGCCAGTTATAATGGAGCTGAGCCGTCATGGCATCAGCGGTGACGGATCCGTGCGCGTGCAGGGGCGTGAGGTCAGGCTGAGGAATCTGAGCGCAGATGATGTGGACGAATTCAGGAGTAGGGTGAGGATCATTGATATGTCAGGGGTTAGGGATGCCGAAGTCCTGCTCAACTTAGTGGAGGGGCTTGAGCAACCCCCACATCAACCAACTGCCGGTCACCGGTATGCCGGGACGGACTATGCGAGGATTACTGCACAGGATGATGATCAGGTGGTGCTGGACGATAGAGGATTCTTCATTATATATATAGATAGAGGGAACGGTCGCATAATATGTGAGCACTACGACACATCCGGCAGGAAGACCGCCGAGATCTCTGGCTCCACCGCTCGCGCCATATACAAGACCGTGGTGCGGATGGGGCTGCTGTCCAGGCTCGACCACGCGGCATATCTCGGGCGGGAGCTCGCCCGCGCTGAGTGCGCCCTGGCTGAGGGGTCGGAGTACGTGCAGGACAGAGCATAA